The following proteins come from a genomic window of Paenibacillus spongiae:
- a CDS encoding MFS transporter: MSNAWKIYMLAIVSFLVGTSEFIIAGILDKVAEDTGVSVSSAGQLITVFSLAYAFGTPFLMAVTARMERRKLMLYSLAVFIAGNIIAAAMPGFEFLMLSRIVLALSTGVFVVTGLTVASKLAPAGKQGSAIATLVMGFSTALIVGVPLGRVISSVYDWRSIFGGIGLLGVAAILIIYFSLPQTEGEEPVPLRSQLALVKQPRIAIALSVTFFWISGYAIAYTYISPFLLTVTGMNEQAVSAGLFAFGIASLIGSKFGGYSTDRWGVPVTLVGGIAVHAAALILLSLAAGSPSIVFVLLMLWSFSAWSTGPTQQYNLMTLAPEASGIMLSLNSSVLQLAMAAGAGIGGVVVERASLSSISWIGAAGVAVAAATAIASVRQSRTRKLRCAAQQALEKAGA; this comes from the coding sequence ATGTCAAACGCTTGGAAAATCTATATGCTGGCCATCGTCAGTTTTCTGGTCGGCACGTCGGAATTTATTATCGCGGGGATTCTCGATAAGGTAGCGGAGGATACCGGCGTATCCGTGTCGTCGGCAGGCCAGCTTATTACCGTATTCTCCCTTGCCTACGCTTTCGGCACGCCATTCCTCATGGCCGTCACGGCCCGTATGGAAAGACGCAAGCTGATGCTCTATTCGCTGGCTGTATTCATTGCCGGAAACATCATCGCCGCCGCAATGCCGGGGTTCGAATTTCTGATGCTTTCCCGAATCGTCCTTGCGCTGAGTACCGGGGTATTCGTAGTCACGGGACTGACGGTTGCCTCCAAGCTGGCGCCGGCCGGCAAGCAAGGAAGCGCCATCGCAACGCTCGTTATGGGCTTCAGTACGGCTTTAATCGTGGGCGTTCCTCTGGGCCGGGTTATTTCTTCGGTTTATGACTGGAGGTCGATCTTCGGGGGCATTGGCTTGCTGGGCGTAGCCGCCATACTCATCATCTACTTCTCCCTGCCGCAGACGGAAGGCGAGGAGCCCGTACCGCTCCGAAGCCAGCTGGCTCTGGTGAAACAACCCCGAATCGCGATCGCCTTGTCGGTGACCTTCTTCTGGATCAGCGGGTACGCCATTGCCTATACCTATATCTCGCCATTTCTGCTTACCGTTACAGGAATGAACGAGCAGGCTGTGAGCGCAGGGTTGTTCGCCTTCGGAATCGCCAGCCTGATCGGTTCCAAGTTCGGCGGCTACAGTACGGACAGATGGGGCGTTCCCGTTACGCTCGTTGGCGGAATCGCGGTGCATGCCGCGGCGCTGATCCTCTTGTCATTGGCAGCCGGGTCGCCATCCATCGTGTTTGTCCTGCTGATGCTGTGGTCGTTCTCCGCGTGGTCGACGGGCCCTACGCAGCAATATAACTTGATGACGCTTGCTCCTGAAGCTTCCGGTATTATGCTAAGCCTGAACAGCTCCGTTCTGCAGCTTGCCATGGCCGCCGGAGCGGGCATCGGAGGCGTTGTCGTGGAACGCGCCTCGTTATCGTCCATCAGCTGGATCGGCGCCGCTGGCGTTGCCGTCGCAGCAGCGACTGCCATCGCTTCCGTTAGACAATCCCGTACCCGAAAGCTTCGGTGCGCGGCACAGCAGGCGCTGGAGAAAGCGGGAGCTTGA
- a CDS encoding ArsR/SmtB family transcription factor encodes MAEEHADIKQAVKVYKALGEPTRLKIALLLTEERNLCCSDIAGKLESVAGSTLSHHLKQLTDSGLLHLRKDGTYIYYSVNREMAQKYAPYLLA; translated from the coding sequence ATGGCGGAAGAACACGCAGACATAAAGCAAGCCGTCAAGGTATACAAAGCATTAGGCGAGCCGACCCGCCTCAAAATCGCTCTGCTGCTGACCGAAGAGCGCAATCTGTGCTGCTCCGATATCGCAGGCAAGCTGGAATCTGTCGCCGGCTCGACACTGTCTCATCATCTCAAGCAGTTGACCGATAGCGGACTGCTGCATCTCCGCAAGGACGGCACATATATCTACTACAGCGTAAACCGCGAGATGGCGCAGAAGTACGCGCCGTATTTGCTGGCATAA
- a CDS encoding phosphotransferase family protein: MGLPRGMILPDGTLDERLIARREPLYTGMNGSRVERLRLTVGGSFIFKPLTNDGQWGSELWVYEHILPYFPPLYPRLLASSIDSRQGRHWLLFEDLGSLDHTFREETAAQLIQHMAWWHGFPTGALRNGPLKGPKPPIGVLAAEISANEEEILRICEEIGAGLPRVQEMLEMLGREESPFEQAKVLSHGDLHAGNYAVAGGRLLVLDWEHMHLNSPFWDLYHALDMSHPTFPGMMNEPVRERLLDSYLAAAGECGMRHDAEPFKRAYALYAAVFSLWMLRLIDGDIRRGSGLWPMSALLRQRQETAASLLQCLERMTG, encoded by the coding sequence ATGGGGCTTCCGAGGGGCATGATACTGCCCGATGGCACGTTAGATGAGCGGCTGATCGCCAGACGGGAGCCGCTATATACGGGAATGAACGGCAGCCGCGTCGAGCGGCTTCGACTCACCGTCGGCGGCAGCTTTATTTTTAAACCGCTAACCAATGATGGACAGTGGGGTTCCGAGCTGTGGGTTTATGAGCACATCCTGCCTTATTTTCCACCCTTATACCCCCGCTTGCTCGCCTCATCTATCGATAGCCGGCAGGGAAGGCATTGGCTGCTCTTCGAAGATCTCGGTTCATTGGATCATACGTTTCGGGAGGAGACAGCTGCGCAGCTCATCCAGCATATGGCCTGGTGGCACGGATTTCCGACGGGCGCTTTGCGCAATGGCCCGCTGAAGGGTCCGAAGCCTCCGATCGGGGTGCTCGCGGCAGAGATTTCTGCCAATGAAGAGGAGATCCTGCGGATCTGTGAAGAGATTGGCGCGGGGCTTCCCCGCGTTCAAGAGATGCTGGAGATGCTGGGGCGGGAAGAGTCACCGTTCGAACAAGCGAAGGTGCTGTCCCATGGCGATCTTCACGCCGGCAATTATGCCGTGGCTGGCGGGCGGCTGCTGGTGCTTGATTGGGAGCATATGCACCTGAATTCGCCCTTCTGGGATTTGTACCATGCGCTGGACATGTCGCATCCGACATTTCCGGGTATGATGAATGAACCTGTGAGAGAGCGCCTTCTGGATAGTTATCTTGCCGCGGCGGGAGAGTGCGGCATGCGCCACGATGCGGAACCGTTCAAACGGGCATATGCGCTATATGCGGCCGTATTCTCGCTGTGGATGCTGCGTCTGATCGATGGCGACATTCGCCGCGGATCGGGATTGTGGCCAATGTCCGCACTGCTCCGGCAGCGGCAGGAGACGGCGGCCAGCCTGCTGCAATGCCTAGAGCGAATGACAGGTTAG
- a CDS encoding YceI family protein, translating into MALSQWTVDPTHSSIDFSVKHMMIAKVKGTFHTFEAQIEADPADLTTASIKFSVDLSSIDTRNADRDAHLRSADFFDVEVNRHMTFEASQITKTGDGEYNVTGDFTLHGITRQETFAVSFEGAGKDPWGNAKAGFSALGSIKRGDYGLTYNAVLETGGVLIGDEVKISIEIEALQQV; encoded by the coding sequence ATGGCATTATCGCAATGGACGGTTGATCCTACGCACAGCAGCATTGATTTTTCCGTCAAACATATGATGATCGCGAAGGTGAAAGGGACGTTCCATACGTTCGAGGCCCAGATCGAAGCCGACCCGGCGGATCTGACTACGGCATCCATCAAATTCAGCGTCGATCTCAGCAGCATCGATACGCGTAATGCGGACCGGGATGCGCATCTGCGCTCCGCCGACTTCTTCGATGTAGAAGTCAACCGGCATATGACTTTCGAAGCCAGCCAAATTACGAAGACGGGCGATGGCGAGTACAATGTAACCGGCGATTTCACGCTGCATGGGATTACCCGCCAAGAAACGTTCGCCGTCTCGTTCGAGGGCGCCGGCAAGGATCCATGGGGCAATGCGAAAGCGGGCTTCAGCGCACTGGGGAGCATCAAGCGGGGCGACTACGGCTTGACGTATAACGCTGTGCTGGAGACTGGCGGCGTGCTCATCGGCGATGAAGTGAAGATTTCGATTGAAATCGAAGCGCTGCAGCAAGTGTAA
- a CDS encoding ABC transporter substrate-binding protein, whose translation MKKLTWLMLVLSAVLIVAGCGSKANEKGNTDSGNAGGGAGNAEKKTYKIAISQIVEHPSLDATREGFLAALKDAGLTEGDNLKVDYNNAQDDSTNNLSIAQKIAGEKNDLVLGIATPSAVALASNVKDTPLLFAAVTDPVDAKLVTNVDAPGGNISGASDTNPEAIVKLMDFIAGSFPNVKNVGIVINEGEPNAVIMAKKAEEALAKHDIKLVKAAITNTSEVKQAAESLVGRVDAFYITLDNKVVSGVDAILKVAKDKKIPFFSSDRDTVEKGAFATVGFKYYDHGYQVGQMAVDILKNGKKPAEMKVTVPDKLDLILNLKAAADYGIEVTDEMKGQVKDPEQNLIQ comes from the coding sequence TTGAAAAAGTTGACATGGCTGATGCTTGTCCTTTCAGCGGTCTTGATTGTAGCGGGCTGCGGAAGCAAAGCGAACGAGAAAGGAAACACCGATTCAGGCAACGCGGGGGGCGGAGCCGGCAATGCCGAGAAAAAGACGTACAAAATCGCGATTTCGCAAATTGTCGAGCATCCATCCCTGGACGCGACGCGCGAAGGCTTCTTGGCCGCACTCAAGGATGCCGGCTTGACAGAAGGCGACAACCTGAAGGTGGATTACAACAATGCACAGGATGATTCGACGAACAACCTGTCCATCGCACAGAAAATCGCCGGCGAGAAGAACGACCTTGTTCTCGGGATCGCAACCCCGTCCGCGGTCGCACTCGCTTCCAATGTGAAGGATACGCCGCTGTTGTTCGCGGCTGTAACGGATCCTGTCGATGCGAAGCTGGTCACCAATGTGGACGCCCCCGGCGGCAACATCTCGGGCGCATCCGATACGAACCCGGAAGCGATCGTGAAGCTGATGGACTTCATCGCGGGCAGCTTCCCGAATGTGAAGAACGTCGGCATCGTGATCAATGAAGGCGAACCGAATGCCGTCATTATGGCCAAGAAAGCCGAAGAGGCATTGGCCAAGCATGATATCAAGCTCGTGAAGGCTGCCATCACGAATACTTCGGAAGTGAAGCAGGCTGCCGAATCGCTGGTAGGCCGCGTTGACGCGTTCTACATTACGCTCGACAACAAAGTAGTAAGCGGCGTTGACGCCATTCTGAAAGTGGCCAAGGATAAGAAAATTCCGTTCTTCTCCAGCGACCGCGACACCGTCGAGAAGGGTGCCTTCGCAACGGTTGGCTTCAAGTACTACGACCATGGCTACCAAGTAGGCCAGATGGCCGTCGACATTCTGAAGAACGGCAAGAAACCGGCTGAGATGAAAGTGACCGTACCGGACAAACTCGATCTTATTCTTAATCTTAAAGCCGCAGCCGATTATGGCATCGAAGTTACGGACGAGATGAAGGGCCAAGTGAAGGACCCTGAACAAAACCTGATTCAATAA
- a CDS encoding stalk domain-containing protein yields MFRRKWFKPAGIALLAFTMISVPAAQASGIMLNVDGNLVQQSVQPTVLKGTVLVPAKQIADTFGAVPQWDNETKTLKLTKNDIIVAFILGSPTATVTTGSDTAEVTLEQPAQMINNNLMVPVRFLADLYGATVEWNQSKKMVMLTTNAAETKGITGPKGDKGEIGDKGEKGDKGDKGDQGPAGSTGPSGATGNKGDQGSAGPAGPAGPQGSVGPAGQEGPQGPAGAVGPAGPAGPQGPVGPTGPEGPQGPAGAVGPAGPQGPAGSGGTNFAETGFSAFLPQLNTAQSARLTGWSTAAPYYGGANFNPTGSFVVPATGKYTIKATINYQLTAPQNVSLGAGVNPYFSIKRTAPSQTELLKGYLPILDVNIALVLTLRAALGSGTVTLEGDASLTAGDTIELFYESSGMTLGLNISNVVWSMHQITGNSPT; encoded by the coding sequence TTGTTCAGAAGAAAATGGTTTAAGCCTGCCGGGATTGCATTATTGGCCTTTACTATGATCTCGGTCCCCGCAGCGCAGGCATCAGGAATTATGTTGAATGTCGATGGCAATTTGGTACAGCAAAGCGTCCAGCCAACTGTGCTGAAGGGAACGGTGCTTGTTCCCGCCAAACAGATTGCGGATACGTTCGGCGCTGTACCGCAATGGGACAATGAGACCAAGACGTTAAAGCTCACGAAGAATGATATCATCGTTGCATTTATACTTGGCAGTCCCACGGCGACAGTAACGACCGGTTCCGACACGGCTGAAGTCACGCTGGAGCAGCCTGCTCAAATGATTAATAACAACCTGATGGTTCCGGTGCGGTTTTTGGCAGATCTGTACGGGGCGACAGTAGAATGGAACCAAAGCAAGAAAATGGTCATGCTCACGACGAATGCGGCAGAGACGAAAGGCATCACTGGACCTAAAGGCGATAAGGGCGAAATAGGTGATAAAGGCGAAAAAGGCGACAAGGGTGATAAGGGCGACCAAGGTCCGGCAGGCTCGACCGGTCCATCGGGAGCCACGGGCAACAAGGGCGATCAAGGCTCAGCAGGTCCGGCTGGCCCGGCAGGTCCGCAAGGCTCGGTGGGTCCAGCAGGTCAAGAGGGTCCGCAAGGCCCGGCAGGTGCGGTAGGTCCGGCTGGCCCGGCAGGTCCGCAAGGCCCGGTGGGTCCAACAGGTCCAGAGGGTCCGCAAGGCCCGGCAGGTGCGGTAGGTCCGGCAGGTCCGCAAGGCCCGGCAGGCTCGGGTGGAACGAATTTTGCCGAAACAGGGTTCTCCGCATTTCTCCCGCAATTGAATACCGCTCAGTCTGCCCGATTGACTGGCTGGAGCACAGCTGCCCCATACTACGGTGGAGCAAACTTTAATCCCACAGGAAGCTTTGTTGTCCCCGCAACAGGCAAATATACGATAAAAGCAACGATAAATTATCAATTGACTGCTCCGCAAAATGTTTCCTTGGGAGCTGGTGTGAACCCCTATTTCTCGATTAAACGCACGGCACCGAGTCAAACCGAATTGCTGAAAGGATATCTCCCGATCCTTGATGTCAATATTGCGCTTGTGCTTACTTTAAGAGCGGCGCTTGGCAGCGGTACCGTAACGTTGGAGGGAGATGCCAGTCTGACGGCCGGAGATACGATCGAGTTGTTTTACGAATCGAGCGGGATGACGCTGGGTCTCAATATTAGCAATGTCGTATGGTCGATGCATCAAATTACCGGAAACTCCCCGACGTAA
- the abc-f gene encoding ribosomal protection-like ABC-F family protein, whose product MLIVNSQNIKQYHGAQLVLEDVTFDIHERERVGLVGRNGSGKTTLLRLLAKELKPDEGQLSIRKDTQIGYLAQVPEEWSESTVHDVLASGYRELLDCRANMSILELGMSDPEAAEDPDRLSRMLEEYAKLQERFEREGGYEMEARIDQIAGGLQIAKEFYVRRFDTLSGGEQTKIGLAAMLIRGPELLLLDEPTNHLDMAGVEWLETFIGQYDGTCLIVSHDRTFLDRVVTKIIDLEDGEAHTYLTNYTGYVKEKEEKLLQQFADYQEQQKQMKKMKETIRKLEEWGRVGDNEKFFRRAASMRKALDRMEKVKRPVLERKGAEFGLSQADRSGRKVIRFEGVTKSYGANPVLSGMNGELEYGDKIMLVGRNGSGKSTFIKLLLGEGDADEGTIEWGSRVEIGYLAQADPPGDGRLSVLAYFREEAGLEEGEARSRLAKYLFYGADVFKAVGQLSGGEWTRLRLALLMIRKPNLLILDEPTNHMDIASREALEEALEEFSGTLLAVTHDRYFINRLADKVWELDRGQVTVYLGGFDAYQEKRLQLQAGRGSSRSMGREQAPVAAAKRSASEPDESRVVNDARPGKAKAAAGQLEPAIAREESRLAELDARLDKLSGEPPEPRYEEELAAVWAEREAVQEKLDRLYEEWMLAQEHS is encoded by the coding sequence ATGTTGATCGTAAATAGTCAAAATATAAAGCAATACCATGGTGCCCAGCTCGTTCTGGAGGATGTGACATTCGATATTCATGAACGGGAAAGGGTCGGGCTCGTTGGCCGCAACGGAAGCGGCAAGACGACGCTGCTGCGTCTGCTCGCCAAGGAACTGAAGCCGGATGAGGGGCAGCTGTCAATCCGCAAGGATACGCAGATCGGCTACTTGGCGCAAGTGCCGGAGGAATGGAGCGAGTCTACCGTCCATGACGTGCTGGCTTCAGGCTATCGGGAACTGCTCGATTGCAGGGCCAATATGAGCATCCTGGAGCTAGGCATGTCCGATCCGGAAGCTGCGGAGGATCCGGACCGGCTGAGCCGGATGCTGGAGGAGTATGCCAAGCTGCAGGAACGCTTCGAGCGTGAAGGCGGCTACGAGATGGAGGCGCGAATCGACCAGATCGCAGGGGGCCTCCAGATTGCCAAAGAGTTCTACGTCCGGCGGTTCGACACCCTCTCCGGAGGGGAGCAGACCAAGATCGGTCTTGCCGCAATGCTGATTCGCGGGCCTGAATTGCTGCTGCTGGATGAGCCGACCAACCATCTGGATATGGCCGGCGTCGAGTGGCTGGAGACGTTCATCGGCCAGTATGACGGCACATGCCTCATTGTCTCCCATGACCGTACCTTCCTGGACCGGGTCGTGACGAAGATTATCGATCTGGAGGATGGCGAGGCGCATACGTACCTGACCAATTACACCGGCTACGTGAAGGAGAAGGAAGAGAAGCTGCTCCAGCAATTCGCCGACTACCAAGAACAGCAGAAGCAGATGAAGAAGATGAAGGAAACGATTCGCAAGCTGGAGGAATGGGGGCGAGTCGGAGATAATGAGAAGTTCTTCCGCCGCGCGGCTTCGATGAGGAAGGCGCTGGATCGGATGGAGAAGGTCAAGCGTCCGGTATTGGAGAGGAAGGGGGCGGAGTTCGGGCTCTCGCAAGCGGACCGTTCCGGCCGAAAGGTGATCCGGTTCGAAGGGGTGACCAAGAGCTATGGAGCCAATCCAGTGCTGAGCGGCATGAACGGCGAATTGGAATACGGCGACAAAATCATGCTCGTCGGACGCAACGGTTCCGGCAAATCGACATTCATCAAGCTTCTTCTCGGCGAGGGAGATGCCGACGAGGGGACGATTGAGTGGGGCTCCCGGGTAGAAATCGGCTACCTGGCTCAGGCAGATCCGCCGGGAGACGGCCGGTTATCCGTTCTGGCCTATTTCCGCGAAGAGGCCGGTCTGGAGGAAGGGGAAGCCCGCTCGCGGCTTGCAAAGTATTTGTTCTATGGAGCAGATGTATTCAAAGCGGTAGGCCAGCTCTCCGGGGGCGAGTGGACGCGGCTGCGGCTTGCGCTGCTTATGATTCGCAAACCGAATCTGCTTATTCTCGATGAGCCGACCAACCACATGGATATCGCTTCTAGGGAAGCGCTGGAAGAGGCGCTGGAGGAATTTAGCGGGACTCTGCTGGCTGTTACGCACGACAGGTACTTCATCAACCGGTTGGCCGACAAAGTATGGGAGCTTGACCGGGGGCAAGTGACCGTATATCTGGGCGGATTTGATGCCTACCAGGAGAAACGGCTGCAGCTGCAAGCAGGCAGAGGGTCCAGCCGGAGCATGGGCAGAGAGCAGGCACCCGTCGCCGCGGCCAAACGGTCTGCTTCTGAGCCGGATGAGTCCAGGGTGGTTAATGATGCGCGTCCAGGAAAGGCGAAAGCTGCTGCGGGGCAGCTGGAGCCGGCCATAGCCCGCGAGGAGAGCCGGCTGGCCGAGCTGGATGCCCGGTTGGATAAGCTGTCCGGAGAACCTCCGGAGCCTCGTTATGAAGAGGAGCTGGCAGCGGTATGGGCAGAGCGGGAGGCCGTACAGGAGAAGCTCGACCGGCTGTATGAAGAGTGGATGCTGGCGCAAGAGCATTCATGA
- a CDS encoding ABC transporter ATP-binding protein, giving the protein MLELSNVSKLFYPGSPDEKIALFGINLKLNPGDFITVIGSNGAGKSTLMNIISGVMTPDTGHVKINDSAITHLQEHQRSRWVGRVFQDPMAGTAPNMTIEENLAMAYSRDKSRGLGFGTTARRRKLFLEQLQRLNLGLENRFRAKVGQLSGGERQALSLLMATFTRPQILLLDEHTAALDPSRAELITRLTDSIVREMNLTTLMVTHNMEQAIRLGNRLIMMDKGRIILDVNEERKKTLTVEQLLGEFEQISGHKMADDRVVFG; this is encoded by the coding sequence ATGCTCGAACTATCCAACGTGTCGAAGCTGTTCTATCCCGGAAGCCCGGATGAGAAGATCGCCTTGTTCGGCATTAACCTGAAGCTGAATCCCGGCGACTTCATTACCGTCATCGGCAGCAACGGCGCCGGCAAATCGACGCTCATGAACATCATATCCGGCGTTATGACTCCGGACACCGGCCACGTCAAGATCAACGACTCGGCGATCACGCATCTTCAAGAGCATCAGCGCAGCCGCTGGGTCGGACGCGTCTTCCAGGACCCAATGGCAGGCACTGCACCGAATATGACGATTGAAGAGAATCTCGCCATGGCCTATTCTCGCGATAAGTCGCGCGGTCTGGGGTTCGGTACGACAGCAAGAAGGCGCAAGCTGTTCCTTGAACAGCTTCAACGGCTTAATCTGGGCTTGGAAAATCGGTTCAGGGCGAAGGTCGGCCAGCTGTCCGGCGGCGAACGCCAAGCGCTAAGCCTGTTGATGGCGACGTTCACGAGACCGCAAATCCTGCTGCTTGACGAGCATACGGCCGCGCTGGACCCGTCCAGGGCGGAGCTGATCACGCGTCTGACCGACAGCATCGTCCGGGAGATGAATCTGACGACGCTGATGGTTACCCATAACATGGAGCAGGCGATCCGGCTTGGCAACCGGCTCATCATGATGGACAAGGGACGGATCATCCTCGATGTGAACGAAGAGCGGAAGAAGACGCTGACCGTCGAGCAGCTGCTTGGCGAATTCGAGCAGATCAGCGGCCATAAGATGGCCGACGACCGCGTCGTATTCGGGTAG
- a CDS encoding ABC transporter permease encodes MLDSMYGAVELGLLYSLMALGVYITFRILDFPDLTVDGSFATGGAVAAVLLSNGYSLWIALITAFLAGSAAGLCTGLLHTKGKINGLLSGILMMIALHSINLRIMGKPNTSLLGLEPLFSSISPIWLKLIVVAICILFIKFLLDMFFRTDLGLALRATGDNPRMIRSFGANTDNTKMLGISLSNGLVALSGGLIAQQSSYADISMGVGIIVIGLASVIIGEAILGARTIFMATLAAVLGSIIYRIVVALALRVEWLEASDLKLITALLVIVALVLPSARRSMKQKSMARKRSAQLAAEASKTSTGGAR; translated from the coding sequence ATGCTTGACTCGATGTATGGTGCAGTCGAGCTCGGTCTGCTGTACAGCTTGATGGCGCTTGGCGTCTACATTACATTCCGTATTCTCGATTTCCCCGACTTGACCGTGGACGGGAGCTTCGCAACGGGAGGCGCGGTTGCCGCCGTCCTGCTGTCGAACGGATATTCACTTTGGATTGCCTTGATTACGGCCTTTCTTGCGGGTTCAGCAGCGGGCCTCTGCACAGGGCTTCTGCACACCAAGGGCAAAATCAACGGACTGCTGTCCGGGATCCTGATGATGATCGCGCTCCATTCGATCAATCTTCGCATCATGGGCAAGCCGAATACGTCCTTGCTTGGCTTAGAGCCCCTGTTCTCTTCCATATCTCCGATATGGTTGAAGCTTATCGTCGTGGCCATCTGCATTCTCTTCATCAAATTTCTGCTCGACATGTTCTTCCGCACCGACCTGGGACTTGCGCTCCGGGCGACCGGCGACAATCCCCGCATGATCCGCAGCTTCGGGGCCAATACGGATAATACGAAGATGCTCGGCATCAGCTTGTCCAACGGTCTGGTCGCCTTGTCGGGCGGTCTGATCGCCCAGCAATCCAGTTATGCCGATATCTCGATGGGTGTCGGGATCATCGTCATCGGTCTGGCATCCGTCATTATCGGCGAAGCGATCCTGGGGGCGCGCACCATCTTCATGGCGACGCTTGCCGCTGTGCTGGGCTCCATCATCTACCGGATCGTCGTCGCGCTCGCCCTGCGCGTGGAATGGCTCGAGGCTTCGGATTTGAAGCTCATCACCGCCTTGCTTGTTATCGTGGCGCTCGTGCTTCCTTCTGCGCGGAGGTCGATGAAGCAGAAGAGCATGGCCAGGAAGCGGTCGGCTCAGCTTGCCGCCGAAGCATCGAAGACGTCAACAGGAGGTGCGCGTTAA
- a CDS encoding MATE family efflux transporter, with product MEHAAMDNKAGGVSLNLYKLTWPIFLELLLFMMMGTADTLMLSGVSDDAVSAVGVVNQYIFICILIMEVISNGASVVVAQYIGSRRMAEASKIAALAITMNLVLGLAVSAALFGFSDAILSSMNLEGQVLAYAKTYMDIVGGFIFIQALINVLASLIRTYGFTKESMYVAFGMNVVHVGLNFVLIFGYLGFPEMGVAGAAVSTVISRALAFVVFAWVLYRVMEVRIALRDYVTFSKTYMRKILSVGIPSALEQVTYHACQTVFLYYVTFLGAEALASRSYAMTISQYIYLFSAAIGMGTAIIVGRYVGAKLKDQAYRRVMKSVVWSLSITIAVDLVIIAFREPLVNLFTDSAEVIRMTTQVILFSILLETGRSINLVFINALRAAGDAKFPVYMGFISMVCMSLPLGYLLVFKLDMGLPGVWIAIAADEWLRGIIMSHRWRSRVWEKRSLVEPLEPAAAAAAGSGN from the coding sequence ATGGAACATGCAGCTATGGACAACAAGGCAGGCGGCGTCAGCTTGAACCTCTACAAGCTTACGTGGCCGATATTCCTCGAATTGTTACTGTTTATGATGATGGGAACGGCGGATACGCTTATGCTCAGCGGGGTCTCCGACGATGCGGTGTCCGCAGTCGGCGTCGTAAACCAGTATATCTTTATTTGTATCCTGATCATGGAGGTCATCAGCAACGGCGCGTCCGTCGTTGTTGCCCAATATATCGGCTCCCGCCGGATGGCTGAAGCTTCGAAAATCGCAGCGCTGGCAATAACGATGAATCTCGTGCTGGGGCTTGCGGTCAGCGCGGCGCTGTTCGGATTCAGCGATGCCATTCTGAGCTCGATGAACCTGGAAGGCCAAGTGCTGGCGTATGCGAAGACGTATATGGATATTGTCGGCGGATTCATCTTCATACAGGCGCTGATCAACGTCCTCGCAAGCCTGATCCGCACCTACGGATTTACGAAAGAATCGATGTACGTCGCCTTCGGAATGAATGTCGTTCACGTCGGACTTAACTTTGTGCTTATCTTCGGATATCTCGGATTTCCGGAAATGGGCGTGGCAGGTGCCGCGGTATCCACCGTAATCAGCCGGGCGCTGGCGTTTGTCGTCTTTGCCTGGGTGCTCTACCGTGTCATGGAGGTTCGTATCGCGCTGCGCGACTATGTCACTTTCTCCAAAACGTATATGCGCAAAATCTTGTCGGTCGGCATTCCGTCCGCGCTCGAGCAGGTAACCTATCATGCCTGCCAGACGGTATTTCTTTACTACGTCACCTTCTTGGGGGCCGAAGCGCTCGCATCGCGCTCCTATGCGATGACGATATCCCAGTACATTTATTTATTCAGCGCCGCGATCGGAATGGGCACGGCCATTATCGTCGGACGCTATGTAGGAGCCAAGCTGAAGGATCAAGCTTATCGCCGGGTGATGAAAAGCGTCGTCTGGAGCTTGAGCATTACGATTGCGGTAGATCTGGTTATCATTGCTTTCCGCGAGCCGTTGGTCAACCTGTTCACAGACAGCGCGGAAGTCATACGCATGACTACGCAGGTCATTCTGTTCAGCATCCTGCTTGAAACGGGCCGCTCGATTAACCTTGTGTTCATTAATGCCCTGCGGGCGGCGGGTGACGCCAAATTCCCCGTCTACATGGGATTCATCTCAATGGTATGCATGAGCTTGCCTCTTGGTTACCTGCTCGTATTCAAGCTTGACATGGGACTTCCCGGCGTATGGATCGCCATCGCCGCCGATGAATGGCTGCGCGGAATTATTATGAGCCATCGTTGGCGCAGCCGGGTGTGGGAGAAGCGTTCGCTTGTGGAACCGTTGGAGCCTGCGGCAGCGGCTGCGGCCGGCTCGGGGAACTAG